In the genome of Calothrix sp. PCC 6303, the window GGTGACTATAGTATTAACTGATTCTCTGAAAAAGTTGTTCATTGAAACTGCATCTCAATTAAAAGGTGCAGAAAAGCGTAGATTTATGGCTTCGACAGTTCAAAGCTTAGGTTTAGGAGGGCAAAGACTTGCACAATCAGAATTAGGATGGAATCGAGACACAATTCGCAAAGGAACAAGAGAATTAAAAAGCGGTATTACTTGTGTTGATAACATGAGTGGCAAAGGACGTTACAAAGCAGAAGAACATCTGCCAAATCTTTTAGAAGATATCAAAAAAATAGTTGACTTCTATAGTCAAACCGATCCGAGTTTTAAAAGTCAAAGACTATATACTAGACTCAGTGCAGCCGAAGTTAGAAAGCAATTAATCGAAAAGTCTGGTTATAGTGATGAAAAGTTACATACATCAGAAACAATTCGAGTCAAATTAAATAATTTAGGTTATAAGCTCAGAAGGGTAAAGAAAGTTCAGCCTCAAAAAAAATCCCACAAACTGATGCAATCTTTGAGCAATTAGATGTAGTAAATAAAGATGCAGATGAAGATAAGAGTGTTTTACGTCTAAGCATGGACGGAAAAGCCTGTGTTAAGATCGGCTCATTTGACCGAGGGGGTAAAAGCCGGGATGGGGTGAAAGCATCAGACCATGATTATAATCCGAAAACAACTGTAACTCCTTATGGAATATTTCTTCCAGAGCTTGACGAGTTATTTTTGTACTTTACAGAATCGAAAGTTACAAGTGATTTTATCGTTGATATTCTAGAAGATTTTTGGTCTTGTGAAAAGCATCGTTTTTCTGAAGTTAAAACACTACTTCTGAATCAAGATAATGGTCCGCAGAATAGTTCGCGGCGTACCCAATTTATGAAACGTATAGTAGAGTTTGCTCACAAACATCAAGTAAATATACGTTTAGCTTATTATCCTCCCTATCATAGTAAATACAATCCAATAGAAAGGACATGGGCAGTACTAGAAAATCATTGGAATGGGAGTATTTTAGATGAACTAGAAACGGCTTTAAATTTTGCTAGCACTATGAAATGGAACGGGAAACATCCAGTCGTTAAGCTAGTACACGAAACTTATGAGAATGGGGTAAAGCTTACAAAAAAAGCTATGGCTCAAATCGAAAAACAGATTGAGCGGCTAACCGATTCTAATCATGAAGTTTTCCCAAATTTAGGTAATTGGTTTATTGATATTTGTTGTAGTAAAACAAACGTGATTTCATTTTAATAGCAACATTTATTTAGGGGGTGAAATGAGCAATCGTACAGAAACTTACGCTAAGGCTGAAACGCCTGCTACATAAGCGTTTTAATCCTCCTGCTCATTTGGGTCATTTGGATCGCGTAATGGACGCATTTCTCCCTGCATAACTGCCAGAGGTAAAGAAAACTGATAACGCCCTAACATATTGACGTGGGAATGCCCCAAAGGCGATAGCCGCGCTATATCCTCTTGATTTATGCTTTGCTGTAAACCGATAGAGGTAAGTGCAGCATCCATATAATATGTATTCCATAGTACCAAAGCATTTACGACTAACCC includes:
- a CDS encoding ISAzo13 family transposase (programmed frameshift) is translated as MVLTDSLKKLFIETASQLKGAEKRRFMASTVQSLGLGGQRLAQSELGWNRDTIRKGTRELKSGITCVDNMSGKGRYKAEEHLPNLLEDIKKIVDFYSQTDPSFKSQRLYTRLSAAEVRKQLIEKSGYSDEKLHTSETIRVKLNNLGYKLRRVKKVQPQKKFPQTDAIFEQLDVVNKDADEDKSVLRLSMDGKACVKIGSFDRGGKSRDGVKASDHDYNPKTTVTPYGIFLPELDELFLYFTESKVTSDFIVDILEDFWSCEKHRFSEVKTLLLNQDNGPQNSSRRTQFMKRIVEFAHKHQVNIRLAYYPPYHSKYNPIERTWAVLENHWNGSILDELETALNFASTMKWNGKHPVVKLVHETYENGVKLTKKAMAQIEKQIERLTDSNHEVFPNLGNWFIDICCSKTNVISF